A genome region from Syntrophaceae bacterium includes the following:
- the tssI gene encoding type VI secretion system tip protein VgrG, with the protein MAVMETIADALKASKIKFSVSGADYRIAVESFNADEKISAPFDVSLSLISEDQIKAADVIEKQGLLTVVGQTGDRYFHGVISQFMLSGKNGRFYLYQAKMVPSIWFSMLNQDCRIFQEKSVIEIVKEILKDNNIPTDRYEFRLTESYEPRRHCVQYRETDLIFISRLLEEEGLFYFFEHYRDKHVLVFADSTIAYKPIEGNPRVTCNAGGGLVAQEESVSEFALTRSVRPGKIVQTAYNFKKPSLDLTVQRQGKTHDKYEIYDYPCNYGHTERGRRLARIRLEEQKTFEEMAEGSSNSPRLIPGFTFELDGHDFSELDRKYVCVMVRHNGSQFHVLGEKSGIGGDFSYQNHLTAIPATVPLRPGRAIDKPVIQGLQTATVVGPEGEEIYTDDWGRVKVQFHWDRLGKRDEKSSCWLRTAQAWGGGGWGAQFIPRVGDEVLVAFMEGDPDWPIIVGCLYNQDNQPLYDLRHHKTQSGIRTRSYPKGEGFNELRFEDKLGEEHIYLQGERDWNILIKNDKGQSVGHDETLAVGNNRIKTVGASQSETIGVNKEIRVGANHSETIGQNMSLNVGSNQSVTVGGAKTETVTLASAETVGGAKALTVGGALAVTVAGAMNTAVGLGQAEEVGLIKKTMVGKSYDIAAGDSIRITCGKSSIRLDKDGTIEISGTGVSVNGSSRVAVAGQDVEIAASHHVQISGDTDIN; encoded by the coding sequence ATGGCCGTGATGGAGACGATTGCCGATGCGCTGAAGGCGAGCAAGATCAAGTTCAGCGTATCGGGCGCAGACTACCGGATCGCCGTCGAGAGCTTCAACGCCGATGAGAAGATCTCCGCGCCTTTCGATGTCAGCCTCTCTCTGATCAGCGAGGACCAAATCAAGGCCGCGGATGTGATCGAGAAGCAAGGGCTGCTGACGGTAGTGGGGCAAACCGGGGATCGCTATTTCCACGGCGTTATCAGCCAGTTCATGCTGTCCGGGAAAAACGGGCGGTTTTATCTGTATCAGGCAAAAATGGTGCCCTCCATCTGGTTCTCGATGCTCAACCAGGACTGCCGCATCTTCCAGGAGAAATCCGTCATCGAGATCGTCAAGGAGATCCTCAAGGACAACAACATCCCCACGGATCGATACGAATTCAGGCTCACGGAGAGCTACGAACCGCGCAGGCATTGCGTTCAATACCGCGAGACCGACCTCATCTTCATCTCCCGTCTCCTCGAGGAGGAAGGGCTCTTCTACTTCTTCGAGCACTACCGGGACAAGCATGTGCTGGTCTTTGCCGACAGCACCATCGCCTACAAGCCGATCGAGGGCAATCCAAGGGTGACATGCAACGCCGGCGGGGGTCTCGTCGCGCAGGAAGAGTCCGTCAGCGAGTTTGCCCTCACGCGCAGTGTCCGCCCCGGCAAGATCGTGCAGACGGCCTACAACTTCAAGAAACCCTCGCTCGACCTCACCGTCCAGCGCCAGGGCAAGACCCACGACAAGTACGAGATCTACGACTACCCGTGCAACTACGGCCACACGGAGCGCGGCCGGCGGCTGGCAAGGATACGGCTCGAGGAGCAAAAGACCTTCGAAGAGATGGCCGAGGGCAGCAGCAACAGCCCGAGGCTCATACCGGGCTTCACGTTCGAGCTCGACGGCCACGATTTCTCGGAGTTGGACCGGAAATACGTCTGCGTCATGGTCAGACACAACGGCTCGCAGTTTCATGTGCTCGGCGAGAAATCGGGTATCGGGGGCGATTTCAGCTATCAGAACCATCTCACAGCGATTCCCGCGACGGTTCCCCTGCGCCCGGGAAGGGCCATCGACAAGCCGGTCATCCAGGGTCTCCAGACCGCCACGGTCGTGGGCCCGGAGGGCGAGGAGATCTACACCGACGACTGGGGCCGCGTGAAGGTGCAGTTCCACTGGGACCGCCTGGGGAAGAGAGACGAGAAGAGCTCCTGCTGGCTGCGCACGGCGCAGGCCTGGGGGGGCGGGGGCTGGGGTGCCCAGTTCATCCCCCGCGTGGGCGACGAGGTGCTGGTGGCCTTCATGGAGGGAGACCCGGACTGGCCCATCATCGTGGGCTGCCTCTACAACCAGGACAACCAGCCGCTCTACGACCTTAGGCACCACAAGACGCAGAGCGGCATCCGGACCCGCAGCTACCCCAAGGGCGAGGGCTTCAACGAACTGCGCTTCGAGGACAAGCTGGGCGAGGAGCACATCTACCTGCAGGGCGAGCGCGACTGGAACATCCTGATCAAGAACGACAAGGGCCAGAGCGTGGGCCATGACGAGACGCTCGCGGTGGGCAACAACCGCATCAAGACCGTGGGGGCCAGCCAGAGCGAGACGATCGGGGTCAACAAGGAGATCCGGGTCGGGGCCAACCACAGCGAGACGATCGGGCAGAACATGAGCCTGAACGTGGGCTCGAACCAGAGCGTGACGGTGGGGGGCGCGAAGACGGAGACCGTGACGCTGGCCTCGGCGGAGACCGTGGGCGGGGCCAAGGCGCTGACCGTGGGCGGGGCGCTGGCCGTCACGGTGGCGGGGGCCATGAACACGGCCGTGGGTCTCGGGCAGGCCGAGGAGGTGGGGCTCATCAAGAAGACGATGGTGGGCAAGAGCTACGACATCGCGGCCGGGGACAGCATCAGGATCACCTGCGGCAAATCCTCGATCCGGCTCGACAAGGACGGCACCATCGAGATCAGCGGCACCGGGGTGTCGGTCAACGGCTCGAGCCGGGTGGCCGTCGCGGGGCAAGACGTGGAGATTGCCGCGTCGCACCATGTCCAGATCAGCGGAGACACGGACATCAACTAG
- a CDS encoding Hcp family type VI secretion system effector, producing the protein MPMPAHLTMQGEKQGKIDGSCDMQGREGTILVYSMTHDVHIPRDPQSGLGSGKRIHGPLTIVKEYDKSSPKIYQALCTGEHLKTVTIKWYRINKQGSEEHYFTHTLEDAIVVSVKPSTPLVFLAENEPYRHMEEVSFTYKKIKWTWEPDGIEAEDSWAVPR; encoded by the coding sequence ATGCCGATGCCAGCACATCTGACCATGCAGGGAGAGAAACAGGGCAAAATCGACGGTTCCTGCGACATGCAGGGCCGCGAGGGGACGATCCTGGTCTACTCCATGACCCACGACGTCCACATCCCCCGCGACCCCCAGTCGGGCCTCGGGAGCGGCAAGCGAATCCACGGGCCGCTGACGATCGTCAAGGAGTACGACAAGAGCTCGCCGAAGATCTACCAGGCGCTCTGCACGGGCGAGCACCTCAAGACCGTGACCATCAAGTGGTACCGCATCAACAAGCAGGGCAGCGAGGAGCACTACTTTACGCACACCCTGGAAGATGCTATCGTCGTCTCCGTGAAGCCCAGCACGCCGCTGGTCTTCCTCGCCGAGAACGAGCCCTACCGGCACATGGAGGAGGTGTCCTTCACGTACAAGAAGATCAAGTGGACCTGGGAGCCTGACGGGATCGAGGCCGAGGACTCCTGGGCCGTGCCCCGATAA
- the tssC gene encoding type VI secretion system contractile sheath large subunit — MSTAQDLKKTAAAGTAPGTSLLEEIVQATRLQPSDEAYPITRKGVEALLAQMLTPARRAAKVSRAVVDDMIAEIDRKIGMQLDEVLHHREFQRLESGWRSLKFLVDRTDFRENIKIEMLNVSKADLLEDFEDAPEIPKSGLYKTIYTSEYGQFGGQPYGVLVGNYEFGPGPQDMKLLQYVAGVAGMAHAPFLAAASPAFFGYSDFAALPNLKDIRSILEGPQYIKWQSFRETEDARYVGLTLPRFLLRLPYDPENAPVKSFAYRENVSGSHGDYCWGNTAFALASRIAESFAQYRWCANIIGPQGGGAVTDLPLHQFEAMGAIQTKIPTEVLISERREFELAEEGFIALTMRKGSDNAAFFSANSAQKPKYFGSSKEGKEAERNYKLGLQLPYMFIISRLAHYLKVIQRENIGTWKERADLETELNNWIRQYVADMDSPMPGVRSRRPLRQAQVKVEEVEGEPGWYRVSLKVRPHFKYMGAYFTLSLVGKLEKE, encoded by the coding sequence ATGAGTACAGCACAAGACCTGAAGAAAACGGCCGCCGCCGGGACCGCGCCGGGGACCTCGCTGCTGGAGGAGATCGTGCAGGCCACGCGGCTGCAGCCTTCCGACGAGGCCTACCCGATCACCCGCAAGGGGGTGGAGGCCCTGCTGGCGCAAATGCTCACGCCGGCCCGCAGGGCGGCGAAGGTCTCCAGGGCCGTCGTGGACGACATGATCGCCGAGATCGACCGCAAGATCGGCATGCAGCTCGACGAGGTGCTCCACCACCGGGAGTTCCAGAGGCTCGAGTCGGGCTGGCGCTCCCTGAAGTTCCTCGTGGACCGCACGGACTTCCGGGAAAACATCAAGATCGAGATGCTCAACGTCTCGAAGGCCGACCTGCTGGAGGACTTCGAGGACGCCCCCGAGATTCCCAAGTCGGGGCTCTACAAGACGATCTACACGAGCGAGTACGGCCAGTTCGGCGGCCAGCCCTACGGCGTGCTCGTCGGCAACTACGAGTTCGGCCCGGGGCCGCAGGACATGAAGCTGCTGCAGTACGTGGCGGGCGTGGCCGGGATGGCGCACGCGCCGTTTCTCGCCGCCGCGAGCCCGGCCTTCTTCGGCTACAGCGACTTCGCCGCGCTGCCGAACCTCAAGGACATCCGGTCGATCCTCGAGGGGCCGCAGTACATCAAGTGGCAGTCCTTCCGCGAGACCGAGGACGCCCGCTACGTGGGCCTCACGCTGCCCCGCTTCCTGCTGCGCCTGCCCTACGACCCGGAGAACGCGCCGGTGAAGAGCTTCGCCTACCGCGAGAACGTCTCCGGCAGCCACGGGGACTACTGCTGGGGCAACACGGCCTTCGCCCTGGCGAGCCGGATCGCGGAGAGCTTCGCCCAGTACCGCTGGTGCGCCAACATCATCGGCCCCCAGGGCGGCGGCGCCGTCACCGATTTGCCGCTGCACCAGTTCGAGGCCATGGGCGCCATCCAGACGAAGATCCCCACGGAGGTGCTCATCTCGGAGCGCCGGGAGTTCGAGCTGGCCGAGGAGGGCTTCATCGCCCTGACCATGCGCAAGGGAAGCGACAACGCCGCCTTCTTCTCCGCCAACTCGGCGCAGAAGCCGAAGTACTTCGGGAGCAGCAAGGAGGGCAAGGAGGCCGAGCGCAACTACAAGCTCGGGCTGCAGCTGCCCTACATGTTCATCATCAGCCGCCTGGCGCACTACCTGAAGGTCATCCAGCGCGAGAACATCGGCACGTGGAAGGAGCGGGCCGACCTGGAGACGGAGCTCAACAACTGGATCCGGCAGTACGTGGCCGACATGGACAGCCCCATGCCCGGGGTGCGCAGCCGCAGGCCCCTGCGCCAGGCCCAGGTGAAGGTCGAGGAGGTGGAGGGCGAGCCCGGCTGGTACAGGGTGTCGCTGAAGGTGCGGCCCCACTTCAAGTACATGGGCGCCTACTTCACCCTGTCGCTCGTGGGCAAGCTGGAAAAGGAGTAG
- the tssB gene encoding type VI secretion system contractile sheath small subunit — protein sequence MAKDPTVAPKERVNIVYRPAAGDAKEEVELPLKMLVMGDFTGRTDDRPLERREPITIDKDNFNEVLKAQGITLNFSVPNRLSGNADETMHLSLRIESMKDFGPEAIVEQVPELKRLLELREALRALKGPLSNVPEFRRKIQELLKDENASAKLLAEIGIEE from the coding sequence ATGGCCAAGGACCCGACCGTCGCGCCGAAGGAAAGAGTCAACATCGTCTACCGCCCCGCCGCGGGCGATGCAAAGGAGGAGGTGGAGCTGCCCCTGAAGATGCTCGTCATGGGCGACTTCACCGGCCGCACCGACGACCGCCCCCTGGAGCGGCGGGAGCCCATCACCATCGACAAGGACAACTTCAACGAGGTGCTGAAGGCCCAGGGGATCACCCTGAACTTCAGCGTGCCCAACCGGCTCTCGGGCAATGCCGACGAGACCATGCACCTGAGCCTCAGGATCGAGTCCATGAAGGATTTCGGCCCCGAGGCGATCGTGGAGCAGGTCCCGGAGCTCAAGCGCCTGCTCGAGCTGCGCGAGGCCCTGCGGGCGCTGAAGGGCCCCCTGTCGAACGTCCCGGAATTCCGCAGGAAGATCCAGGAGCTGCTCAAGGACGAAAACGCCAGCGCAAAGCTTCTCGCCGAGATCGGCATCGAAGAGTAG
- the tssA gene encoding type VI secretion system protein TssA, which produces MSAVVSIQTWRFAAAGKHPAAKDFIRLAEGGPFFEGFESWVDGGYKALTAEAGAAPEFCSWRFWSKGAGRDALVCGVIRESSDGVGRPYPFFLIGTGPLRDWEEHWDLLPFACENTWCQLEYLATHRFDDVAKLEAELAGVRPPSGAWQEHAERRKSLNEIGSPLDPYASFLDLRQLGRKAAALAGRAEMFVSLDRGAYVDRILQVSLWHHLFREALKQAPSTLFMGGTLEKACLAAFKRSLAPPDFVQLWSVSSAGLWNNTIGPEHSMDLSSLGKAPVSAERPCGSDVRYDPAFEELQAEVDKLSSPSASGSVNWEKVVRFASDILAHKSKDLVVAGYLAVGLVYTRQHEGLAIGVKLLTDLVGKYWEELYPPRERMRGRLRAMEWWAEKTEAAVRQLPQTPVPAALAAKLAEHTGRLEQFMRRHLDGPPSLAAIREWLCTLCPQEEKAEPETPQARAAPQPAEPVPAAGPVPDAAPSPAAAEPGIRSPQGAQRELESHLQRLREIAGRLWQQDPANPLVYRLNRKSLWLSVESLPPAAGGRTRIPAPTGEVARMLFDLRNTGNAEALLKAAEGRLPQFIFWLDLNRLVAEALARLGNRHLKAHGVVCQETAFLLYRLPGLENLSFADGTPFANPETRNWLKGIALHARPAGEARTDAPPGAVPGEDRIAGEVAEAEALVGQGLLLEALETLQRNLKQASSGRDRILWRLAVSRMLIEARQGKLALPHLEQILRDIDTYRLEEYEPSLTLRGLKLVLSGLESQPEASFKTKTADVLYRIARLDMAEALRLGKYG; this is translated from the coding sequence ATGAGCGCGGTCGTGTCCATCCAGACCTGGCGTTTCGCCGCCGCGGGGAAGCACCCCGCGGCCAAGGACTTCATCCGGCTGGCCGAAGGCGGCCCCTTCTTTGAGGGGTTCGAGAGCTGGGTGGACGGTGGCTACAAGGCGCTCACCGCAGAGGCAGGCGCCGCGCCCGAGTTCTGCTCCTGGCGCTTCTGGTCAAAGGGCGCCGGCAGGGATGCCCTCGTCTGCGGCGTCATCCGCGAAAGCAGCGACGGCGTGGGCCGGCCCTACCCCTTCTTCCTCATCGGCACGGGGCCGCTGCGGGACTGGGAGGAGCACTGGGACCTCCTTCCCTTCGCCTGCGAGAACACCTGGTGCCAGCTCGAGTACCTGGCCACGCACCGTTTCGATGACGTGGCGAAACTCGAGGCGGAGCTCGCCGGCGTCCGGCCGCCGTCCGGCGCGTGGCAGGAGCACGCGGAGCGGCGCAAGAGCCTCAACGAGATCGGCTCGCCCCTGGACCCCTATGCCTCCTTCCTGGATCTCAGGCAGCTCGGCCGCAAGGCCGCCGCGCTGGCGGGCCGGGCCGAGATGTTCGTGAGCCTCGACCGCGGGGCTTACGTCGACAGGATCCTGCAGGTGAGCCTCTGGCACCACCTCTTCCGGGAGGCCCTCAAGCAGGCCCCCAGCACCCTCTTCATGGGCGGCACGCTGGAGAAGGCCTGCCTGGCCGCCTTCAAGCGGTCGCTCGCGCCCCCCGACTTCGTGCAGCTCTGGTCCGTCTCGTCGGCGGGCCTCTGGAACAACACGATCGGGCCCGAGCACTCCATGGACCTCTCGTCGCTGGGCAAGGCGCCCGTGTCGGCCGAGAGGCCCTGCGGCTCCGATGTCCGGTACGACCCCGCCTTCGAGGAGCTGCAGGCCGAGGTGGACAAGCTCTCGTCGCCGAGCGCCTCGGGCAGCGTCAACTGGGAGAAGGTCGTCCGCTTCGCCTCGGACATCCTGGCCCACAAGTCCAAGGACCTCGTCGTTGCGGGGTACCTCGCCGTGGGCTTGGTCTACACCCGGCAGCACGAGGGCCTTGCCATCGGCGTGAAGCTGTTGACGGACCTCGTGGGGAAGTACTGGGAGGAGCTCTACCCGCCGAGGGAACGGATGCGCGGCAGGCTGCGCGCCATGGAGTGGTGGGCGGAAAAGACGGAGGCCGCCGTTCGTCAGCTGCCGCAGACGCCCGTCCCCGCGGCCCTGGCGGCGAAGCTGGCCGAGCACACGGGGCGGCTCGAGCAGTTCATGCGCCGGCATCTCGACGGGCCGCCCTCCCTTGCGGCGATCCGCGAGTGGCTCTGCACGCTCTGCCCGCAGGAGGAGAAAGCGGAGCCCGAGACCCCGCAGGCCCGGGCTGCCCCGCAGCCGGCCGAGCCCGTACCCGCCGCCGGTCCCGTGCCGGACGCGGCGCCCTCGCCGGCGGCGGCGGAACCCGGAATCCGGTCGCCCCAGGGCGCGCAGCGGGAACTCGAGAGCCACCTGCAGCGGCTGCGCGAGATCGCCGGCCGGCTCTGGCAGCAGGACCCGGCCAACCCGCTCGTCTACCGGCTCAACCGCAAGAGCCTCTGGCTTTCCGTGGAGAGCCTGCCGCCCGCCGCGGGCGGGCGGACGCGGATCCCGGCGCCGACGGGCGAGGTCGCCCGGATGCTCTTCGACCTGCGCAACACGGGCAACGCCGAGGCCCTGCTGAAGGCCGCCGAGGGGCGTCTGCCCCAGTTCATCTTCTGGCTCGACCTCAACCGGCTGGTTGCCGAGGCCCTGGCCCGCCTCGGCAACCGGCACCTGAAGGCGCACGGGGTCGTCTGCCAGGAAACGGCGTTTCTGCTTTACCGCCTTCCCGGCCTGGAAAATCTGTCCTTCGCCGACGGCACGCCCTTCGCCAACCCGGAGACCCGCAACTGGCTCAAGGGCATCGCCCTCCATGCCCGGCCCGCCGGGGAGGCAAGGACCGACGCCCCGCCCGGCGCCGTCCCGGGCGAGGACCGGATCGCCGGCGAGGTCGCCGAGGCCGAGGCCCTCGTCGGCCAGGGCCTCCTCCTGGAGGCCCTGGAGACGCTGCAGCGCAACCTGAAACAGGCATCGTCCGGCCGCGACCGGATCCTCTGGCGGCTGGCCGTCTCGCGGATGCTCATCGAGGCCAGGCAGGGCAAGCTCGCCCTGCCACATCTGGAGCAGATCCTGCGCGACATCGACACGTACCGCCTGGAGGAGTACGAGCCCTCCCTGACGCTTCGGGGGCTGAAACTGGTCCTCTCGGGCCTGGAGTCGCAGCCGGAGGCCTCGTTCAAGACGAAAACGGCCGATGTCCTGTACCGCATCGCCCGGCTGGACATGGCCGAGGCGTTGCGCCTGGGGAAATACGGATAA
- a CDS encoding type VI secretion system protein ImpL, whose amino-acid sequence MKERILKILKVVLAVFVVALAITLVLGLVLLMRWPLWVGFFLALLLAGLAIGGVAAWKVWKRRREQRFVREVIEQDESRLQALSAKERDDQRELQQRWKEAVDTLRASHLKKRGNPLYVLPWYMVVGESGSGKTTALSSARLASPFTDTGRTAGVSGTRNCDWWFLENAIVVDTAGRYTIPVNGEPDRDEWQRFLSLLVKYRRREPLNGLIVTVAADKLVGAGREAIEEEARTVRRRIDEMMRVLGVKFPVYVLVTKCDLIQGMNSFCAQLPEGSLRQPMGMVNQTLSTDVAAFTDSAMKTVGKRLRNMRLLLLYQLQSKQADPALLLYPEEFEGMQPGLEAFMKTLFSHNPYQETPVLRGLFFSSGRQEGSPWSTFTRKLGVADDREVLPGTARGLFLHDFFAKVLPRDRNLSTPTRRALEWRTLTGNLGLTAWVVLCVALCGLLSFSFVKNLQTISETAVEIPRMPALRGDLAADAAALDSVRKGVVRVEEQNRNWWIPRFGLHESLRVERELKARYCGLVREGLAQPFDRRLTDALRALPPGLPDEQVAPFMLHLTRRINVLRASLERGGLEAMRKKPQPAWLIPGRDGQGAGPELNATLGDIHLHYLAWRSDPDETRREIAALQVMLGQLHARAPGMSWLLALAEFEAGLAPVTLEEFWGPGQALAGERQVPPRFTGKGRQAIDGFLKELEEALPETPQLAKSRAEFDAKYRALAFEAWKSFAEGFPGGAARLKNPRDVQRVAARMALDGGPYFVFLNRLTVELEPLVAGWTAPPWIAQVLQFQLIRAQGLAQEASGTLNRAAESGRQLLAAVEQKLGREAAAKRLEQQMAAAQAFGVYKASLAAIAPAVASRNQAYQLTAQVFGEDPVASKSPFYAGYAALDKVRSAIGDGAAPDETVGRLIAGPLDFLWAYACRETAAQLESQWNEQVLAPVAGMSAREASALLVGTDGLVWKFVKGPAAPFLSRSPRSGYHAKEALGSTIPLDRALFAYLNKGAQVQAKAQASPRQSTYTVGIRGLPTEANRDASIQPHGTRLELYCGGSMQTIANYNYPVHKTFSWSPDACSDVILQIEVSDFVLTKRFMGPQAFPEFLKSFGGGQRTLQAGEFPGEKAALARLGIKWIKVHYQFFGSGPVIQTITTPAGQAPGRIGRR is encoded by the coding sequence ATGAAAGAGCGGATCCTGAAAATCCTGAAAGTCGTCCTCGCGGTCTTCGTCGTCGCCCTGGCGATCACGCTCGTCCTCGGGCTGGTGCTGCTGATGCGCTGGCCCCTGTGGGTCGGGTTCTTCCTCGCGCTGCTCTTGGCGGGACTGGCGATCGGGGGCGTCGCGGCCTGGAAGGTCTGGAAACGCCGCCGCGAGCAGCGGTTCGTCCGGGAGGTGATCGAGCAGGACGAGTCGCGCCTCCAGGCGCTGAGCGCCAAGGAGCGCGACGACCAGCGGGAGCTCCAGCAACGCTGGAAGGAGGCGGTCGACACCCTCCGCGCCTCCCACCTGAAGAAGCGGGGAAATCCCCTGTACGTCCTGCCCTGGTACATGGTCGTCGGCGAGAGCGGCTCGGGGAAGACGACCGCCCTGAGCAGCGCCCGTCTCGCGTCGCCCTTCACCGACACCGGACGGACGGCGGGGGTCTCGGGCACCCGCAACTGCGACTGGTGGTTCCTGGAGAACGCCATCGTCGTCGACACGGCCGGCCGCTACACGATCCCCGTCAACGGGGAGCCGGACAGGGACGAGTGGCAGAGGTTCCTCTCCCTGCTCGTGAAGTACCGCCGGCGCGAGCCCCTCAACGGCCTGATCGTGACCGTGGCGGCCGACAAGCTCGTGGGCGCAGGCCGCGAGGCGATCGAGGAGGAGGCGCGGACGGTCCGGCGCCGCATCGACGAGATGATGCGGGTGCTCGGCGTCAAGTTCCCCGTCTACGTGCTGGTGACGAAGTGCGACCTCATCCAGGGCATGAACAGCTTCTGCGCCCAGCTGCCCGAGGGGAGCCTGCGCCAGCCCATGGGCATGGTCAACCAGACCCTCTCGACGGACGTCGCCGCCTTCACGGACAGCGCCATGAAGACGGTGGGCAAGCGCCTGCGCAACATGCGCCTGCTGCTGCTCTACCAGCTCCAGTCGAAGCAGGCGGACCCGGCCCTGCTCCTGTACCCCGAGGAGTTCGAAGGCATGCAGCCGGGCCTCGAGGCGTTCATGAAAACGCTCTTCAGCCACAACCCCTACCAGGAGACCCCCGTGCTGCGGGGCCTGTTCTTCTCCAGCGGCCGCCAGGAGGGCAGCCCCTGGTCGACCTTCACCCGCAAGCTGGGGGTCGCCGACGACCGGGAGGTCCTGCCCGGGACGGCACGGGGCCTGTTCCTGCACGACTTCTTCGCGAAGGTCCTGCCCCGGGACCGCAACCTCTCCACGCCGACCCGCCGCGCCCTGGAGTGGAGGACCCTGACGGGAAACCTGGGGCTGACGGCCTGGGTTGTCCTGTGCGTGGCCCTCTGCGGCCTGCTGAGCTTCTCCTTCGTCAAGAACCTGCAGACGATCAGCGAGACCGCCGTGGAGATCCCCCGGATGCCCGCGCTGCGGGGCGACCTTGCAGCCGACGCGGCGGCCCTGGATTCCGTCCGCAAGGGGGTGGTGCGGGTGGAGGAACAGAACCGTAACTGGTGGATCCCGCGGTTCGGCCTGCACGAGAGCCTCCGCGTGGAGCGGGAACTCAAGGCCCGCTACTGCGGCCTGGTCCGCGAGGGCCTCGCGCAGCCCTTCGACCGCAGGCTCACGGACGCCCTGCGCGCCCTTCCCCCGGGCCTGCCCGACGAGCAGGTCGCGCCCTTCATGCTCCACCTGACGCGCCGCATCAACGTGCTGCGGGCCTCGCTCGAGCGGGGCGGTCTCGAGGCGATGCGGAAGAAACCCCAGCCGGCCTGGCTCATCCCGGGCCGCGACGGGCAGGGAGCCGGCCCGGAGCTCAACGCGACCCTCGGTGACATCCACCTCCACTACCTGGCCTGGCGGTCGGACCCCGACGAGACCCGCCGGGAGATTGCCGCCCTGCAGGTCATGCTCGGCCAGCTCCATGCGCGGGCACCGGGGATGTCCTGGCTGCTCGCGCTCGCGGAGTTCGAGGCCGGTCTCGCCCCGGTGACGCTCGAGGAGTTCTGGGGGCCGGGCCAGGCCCTCGCGGGAGAGCGGCAGGTGCCGCCGCGCTTCACGGGCAAGGGCCGGCAGGCGATCGACGGCTTCCTCAAGGAGCTGGAGGAGGCCCTGCCGGAGACGCCGCAGCTGGCGAAGAGCCGGGCCGAGTTCGACGCGAAGTACCGCGCGCTGGCCTTCGAGGCCTGGAAATCCTTCGCCGAGGGTTTCCCCGGCGGCGCCGCACGCCTCAAGAACCCCCGGGACGTGCAGCGGGTGGCCGCGCGGATGGCCCTCGACGGGGGCCCCTACTTCGTCTTCCTCAACCGCCTCACCGTCGAGCTCGAACCGCTGGTCGCGGGCTGGACCGCGCCGCCCTGGATCGCCCAGGTCCTGCAGTTTCAGCTCATCCGGGCCCAGGGACTCGCCCAGGAGGCGAGCGGGACCCTGAACCGGGCCGCGGAGAGCGGAAGGCAGCTGCTGGCCGCGGTGGAGCAGAAGCTCGGACGCGAGGCGGCGGCGAAGAGGCTCGAGCAGCAGATGGCGGCGGCACAGGCCTTCGGCGTCTACAAGGCATCGCTGGCGGCCATCGCGCCGGCCGTGGCCTCGCGCAACCAGGCCTACCAGCTCACCGCGCAGGTCTTCGGCGAGGACCCCGTCGCGAGCAAGTCGCCCTTCTACGCCGGCTACGCGGCCCTGGACAAGGTCCGGAGCGCGATCGGCGACGGGGCGGCCCCCGACGAGACCGTGGGCCGTCTCATCGCGGGCCCTCTGGATTTCCTCTGGGCGTACGCCTGCCGGGAGACGGCGGCCCAGCTTGAAAGCCAGTGGAACGAGCAGGTGCTGGCGCCCGTGGCGGGCATGAGCGCCCGCGAGGCCTCGGCGCTGCTCGTGGGAACGGACGGCCTGGTCTGGAAGTTCGTCAAGGGTCCCGCCGCGCCGTTTCTGAGCCGCAGCCCCCGAAGCGGCTACCACGCCAAGGAGGCCCTCGGCTCCACGATCCCGCTGGACAGGGCCCTCTTCGCCTACCTGAACAAGGGGGCCCAGGTCCAGGCCAAGGCCCAGGCCTCGCCGAGGCAGAGCACCTACACCGTGGGCATCCGGGGCCTGCCGACGGAGGCCAACCGGGATGCGAGCATCCAGCCGCACGGCACGCGCCTGGAGCTTTACTGCGGCGGGAGCATGCAGACGATTGCGAATTACAACTACCCCGTGCACAAGACCTTCAGCTGGTCGCCGGATGCGTGCAGCGACGTGATCCTGCAGATCGAGGTGTCGGACTTCGTCCTCACGAAACGCTTCATGGGGCCGCAGGCGTTCCCCGAGTTCCTCAAGAGCTTCGGCGGCGGCCAGCGGACCCTGCAGGCCGGCGAGTTCCCCGGTGAGAAGGCGGCCCTTGCCCGCCTCGGGATCAAGTGGATCAAGGTCCACTACCAGTTCTTCGGCAGCGGGCCGGTCATCCAGACCATCACGACACCAGCGGGGCAGGCCCCGGGGAGAATCGGCAGGCGATGA